CGACGGCAGCTTCAGCTACGGCGCCGGAGCGGGACTGTACGTGCCCCTGCGCCGCGGCCCGTCGCCGGTGTCCCTCGACATGGGCGTGCGCTACCACAACAACGGCCGCGCCGAGTACCTGCGCGAAGGCGACATCCAGGACAACCCCGACGGCAGCATCACCGTCTACCCCACCCGCAGCGACACCGACCTGCTGAGCTTTCACGTGGGCGTCAGCATCGGGATCGCGCGCTGAGCGGGATGATCATCCCCCGCCCGCTGTCATCAGGGACGGGGGATGAACGTCATCCCATGCCGGCAAGGAAGATCATCCAGGCCGGCGAGGATCATCATCCGGAAAGATCGTCTCGGGAAACGACGTTCATCCCACCCGCGCGATGAACGACTTCAGATACGCCGTCTCGGGGATGGCGGGATGGATGGGGTGATCCGGCCCCTGATGCCCTTCCTCCAGCACCTGAAGGTCGCGGCCCAGGCGGCGGCTGGCGCGCAGCATGGCATCCAGCAGCCCGTCGCGGTGCAGGTGGTACGAGCAGCTGGCGGATACCAGGATGCCGTCCGGCTCCAGCAGTTCCATCGCCATCGTATTCGCGCGGCGATATGCCTCTTCCCCCGCCTTGGCGTCCTTGCGGCGCTTGATGAAGGCCGGGGGATCCAGGATGACGGCGCCGAAACGCTCGCCGTCCGCGGCCATGCGGCCCAGCGCGTCGAACGCGTCCGCGCGGACGGCGCGCACCCGGTCCTCCGCGCCGTTGAGCGCGGCGTTGCGGGCCACCCACTCCAGCGCGGGGGCGGAGGCATCCACGCACACGACCTCGGACGCGCCCGCGGCGGCGGCCTGCACGCCCCAGCCGCCCACGTAGCTGAAGACGTCCAGAACGCGTCGGCCGCGCACGTAGCCGGCCATGCGGGCGCGGTTCATCCGGTGGTCGTAGAACCAGCCGGTCTTCTGCCCGGCGACGGGGGCGTCGAAGGTGACGCCGTTCTCCTCCACCCGCAGCGTGTCGGGGACCTCACCCCAGGCGGTGCGGACGTAGGATTCCAGCCCCTCCAGCGCGCGGCCGCTGGTGTCGTTGCGCAGCAGAATGCCGGCGGGGTTGATGATTTCGCGCAGGGCGCCGATCACCTCGTCCAGCACGCGCTCCATCCCCGCGGTGGTGATCTGCACGACCAGGTGCGGGCCGAAGCGGTCCACGACGAGGCCCGGGAGCCCGTCGCCCTCGCCAAAGACGAGGCGGTAGAACGGGCCGGGAAAGACGGCTTCGCGCAGGGCCAGCGCGCGGGTGATGCGGCGGCGCAGCAGGTCGCCGTCCAGCGGGCGGTTGCGCTGCCGGCTCACCAGCCGCGCGGCGATCAGCGAGTGCGGGTTGACGAAGGCGGTGCCCAGCGGCGCGCCGCGCGCGTCCTGCACCTCCGCCGACGCGCCGGGCTCAAAGGCCGTCAGCGGCGTGGCGGCGACGTCCACCTCGTTGCTGAACACCCACAGGTGTCCCGCGCGCAGGCGGCGGTCTTCGTTCTTTCTGAGGCGGAGCGGAGGTAGGCTCATCTCGTGCGTGCGGTTGGCTTGCCGGGGCGGAGTGCGGCCCCCAAGATAGCCGGAGCGCGAA
The genomic region above belongs to Longimicrobium terrae and contains:
- a CDS encoding class I SAM-dependent rRNA methyltransferase, with protein sequence MSLPPLRLRKNEDRRLRAGHLWVFSNEVDVAATPLTAFEPGASAEVQDARGAPLGTAFVNPHSLIAARLVSRQRNRPLDGDLLRRRITRALALREAVFPGPFYRLVFGEGDGLPGLVVDRFGPHLVVQITTAGMERVLDEVIGALREIINPAGILLRNDTSGRALEGLESYVRTAWGEVPDTLRVEENGVTFDAPVAGQKTGWFYDHRMNRARMAGYVRGRRVLDVFSYVGGWGVQAAAAGASEVVCVDASAPALEWVARNAALNGAEDRVRAVRADAFDALGRMAADGERFGAVILDPPAFIKRRKDAKAGEEAYRRANTMAMELLEPDGILVSASCSYHLHRDGLLDAMLRASRRLGRDLQVLEEGHQGPDHPIHPAIPETAYLKSFIARVG